The Triticum aestivum cultivar Chinese Spring chromosome 7B, IWGSC CS RefSeq v2.1, whole genome shotgun sequence genome window below encodes:
- the LOC123160514 gene encoding fasciclin-like arabinogalactan protein 1, translated as MASTGAVPCSFLLLLLLCASPLCQGQAGRHNVTDILTVASPDFAQFSAALAAANLSAEIDGRSPVTVLAVDNAAVARLAERRLQPDALARVLSLHVLLDYLGDARLRTLDGGFRQAASLYQAHGAPGSAGIVNITRGGKDGHVSFRPAEGVNGTAAVFYVKSVKEVPWDIAVLQVSDVISSFTAEAKVPTPPAPAPAPKAPAPAPLAPVVAPAPATAPAALPPSPKNHTAPPPEPAKEPVPSPTPVVETPAEGPGADGDQPPADEHKSGASDSEPWSLGAVVAVAVPVVVFLLW; from the coding sequence ATGGCGTCCACCGGAGCCGTCCCCTGCTccttcctcctgctgctgctcctctgCGCGTCCCCGCTGTGCCAGGGCCAGGCCGGACGGCACAACGTCACGGACATCCTCACCGTCGCCAGCCCGGACTTCGCCCAGTTCAGCGCCGCCCTGGCCGCCGCGAACCTCAGCGCCGAGATCGACGGGCGCTCCCCCGTCACCGTCCTCGCCGTCGACAACGCCGCCGTGGCGCGGCTCGCGGAGCGTCGCCTCCAGCCGGACGCCCTCGCGCGCGTGCTCTCCCTGCACGTCCTCCTCGACTACCTCGGCGACGCCAGGCTCCGTACCCTCGACGGCGGGTTCAGGCAGGCCGCCAGCCTCTACCAGGCCCACGGCGCGCCGGGGTCCGCCGGCATCGTCAACATCACGCGGGGCGGCAAGGACGGCCACGTGTCGTTCCGGCCAGCGGAGGGGGTGAACGGGACCGCCGCCGTGTTCTACGTGAAGTCGGTCAAGGAGGTGCCCTGGGACATCGCCGTGCTGCAGGTGAGCGACGTCATCTCGTCCTTCACCGCCGAGGCGAAGGTGCCCACGCCGCCGGCCCCGGCTCCTGCTCCCAAGGCGCCTGCGCCTGCTCCTCTGGCGCCGGTCGTGGCCCCTGCACCTGCTACGGCCCCGGCGGCCCTGCCTCCGTCGCCAAAGAACCACACCGCGCCACCGCCGGAGCCGGCCAAAGAGCCCGTGCCTTCCCCAACGCCCGTGGTGGAGACGCCGGCGGAAGGACCAGGTGCGGACGGAGACCAGCCGCCTGCCGACGAGCACAAGAGTGGCGCCAGCGACTCGGAGCCGTGGAGCCTCggcgcggtggtggcggtggccgtGCCGGTCGTCGTGTTTCTGCTGTGGTGA